The following proteins are co-located in the Armatimonadia bacterium genome:
- a CDS encoding lysophospholipid acyltransferase family protein gives MSASEIRPPDKQVRWHYRQVVNWFGPSLMRALGGWQVSGREKVPTEGAALLCPNHVSYLDPPLVGVAVQFRRCCYMARANLFRIPVLGWFIRKSYSYPVDRDEGGRQALRIAATLLAAGELVVIFPEGTRSPDGDLMEGEPGAVFIASRAKVPIVPVAIWGTNIILPRHGGGLHRCPVYMKFGEPMHLPEPAEGQRLSKEQIQELTRELMSRIAALQAELKQEIPQKVQDRAARLKARCDARHPQDQGTTPPPTTTE, from the coding sequence ATGAGCGCTTCGGAGATTCGGCCACCGGATAAGCAGGTACGGTGGCACTACCGCCAGGTGGTGAACTGGTTCGGTCCCTCGCTCATGCGGGCGCTCGGAGGCTGGCAGGTGAGCGGTCGTGAGAAGGTGCCGACCGAAGGGGCTGCCCTGCTGTGCCCCAATCACGTGTCATACCTCGACCCGCCGCTGGTGGGCGTTGCGGTGCAGTTTCGGCGCTGCTGCTACATGGCCCGGGCGAACCTGTTCCGGATTCCCGTCCTGGGGTGGTTCATCCGCAAGTCCTACTCCTACCCGGTCGACCGCGACGAGGGCGGACGTCAGGCCCTGCGCATCGCCGCAACTCTTCTCGCCGCGGGGGAGCTTGTCGTCATCTTCCCGGAGGGCACGCGCAGCCCCGACGGTGACCTCATGGAGGGCGAGCCGGGCGCCGTGTTCATCGCCTCTCGGGCGAAGGTGCCGATCGTCCCCGTGGCCATCTGGGGGACCAACATCATCCTCCCGCGCCACGGTGGCGGCCTTCACCGCTGTCCCGTCTACATGAAGTTCGGTGAGCCCATGCACCTGCCCGAGCCAGCGGAAGGTCAGCGGCTGAGCAAGGAGCAGATCCAGGAGCTTACCCGCGAACTGATGTCGCGAATCGCCGCCCTCCAGGCGGAACTGAAGCAGGAGATTCCCCAGAAGGTCCAGGACCGGGCAGCACGCCTCAAGGCACGCTGCGACGCCCGTCACCCTCAGGACCAGGGGACCACTCCCCCACCAACCACCACCGAGTAA
- a CDS encoding DUF362 domain-containing protein, whose protein sequence is MSKLLFADAHVPRLSADASLPAKFRRLLAQADFGSRFNKKTVAIKMHLGGHLGFTTIHPLFVRMVVQAVKDAGGRPFCTDGTPALPGAVARGYTQEVLGCPVLPAAGVADKYYYEAEVGFESLKTVQLCGNIVDADAMIVFSHVKGHGNCAYGAAIKNIAMGCVACESRGRIHALMSGLFTWDEDECIHCNQCVESCPTGAASFDDKERFRVSDHHCRYCNHCVEACPKHCITIDESRYQQFQRGMALTVKACVDRFDAGSVYYINQLLNITPLCDCWGFSSQSLVPDIGILAGEDIAAIEQASLDMIKVENYIPGTLPEQLKMGDTGHLFQRIHNKDPYIQVEAAVDAGLGSREYEIVTVE, encoded by the coding sequence ATGTCCAAGCTGCTATTTGCCGATGCACACGTCCCACGGTTGTCCGCCGATGCCTCGCTACCCGCGAAGTTCCGCCGACTTCTCGCGCAGGCCGACTTCGGCTCGCGTTTCAACAAGAAGACCGTCGCGATCAAGATGCACCTCGGCGGCCACCTTGGCTTCACGACCATCCACCCACTCTTCGTGCGCATGGTCGTTCAGGCCGTTAAGGACGCCGGTGGCAGGCCTTTCTGCACGGACGGCACTCCGGCCCTGCCCGGTGCGGTTGCTCGTGGCTACACCCAGGAGGTACTGGGCTGTCCGGTGCTTCCTGCCGCAGGCGTCGCGGACAAGTACTACTACGAGGCCGAGGTCGGCTTCGAGTCTCTGAAGACGGTTCAGCTCTGCGGGAACATCGTGGATGCCGACGCCATGATCGTCTTTAGCCACGTGAAGGGCCATGGCAACTGCGCCTACGGCGCCGCCATCAAGAACATCGCCATGGGCTGCGTCGCCTGTGAGAGTCGGGGCCGCATCCACGCGCTGATGTCGGGGCTCTTTACCTGGGATGAAGACGAATGCATCCACTGCAACCAGTGCGTTGAGAGTTGCCCCACGGGAGCCGCCAGCTTCGACGACAAGGAGCGCTTCCGGGTCTCCGACCACCACTGCCGGTACTGCAACCACTGTGTCGAGGCTTGCCCGAAGCACTGCATCACGATCGACGAGTCGCGCTACCAGCAGTTCCAGCGCGGGATGGCGCTGACGGTGAAGGCCTGCGTGGACCGCTTCGACGCCGGCAGCGTGTACTACATCAACCAGTTGCTGAACATCACGCCGCTGTGCGACTGCTGGGGCTTCTCCTCGCAGTCGCTCGTGCCGGACATCGGCATCCTGGCCGGCGAGGACATCGCGGCCATCGAGCAGGCCAGCCTGGATATGATCAAGGTCGAGAACTACATCCCCGGCACGCTGCCTGAGCAGTTGAAGATGGGCGACACGGGGCACCTGTTCCAGCGGATTCACAACAAGGACCCGTACATCCAGGTTGAGGCTGCCGTCGACGCCGGACTCGGAAGTCGGGAGTACGAGATTGTGACCGTGGAGTAG
- a CDS encoding nitroreductase family protein produces the protein MLKEIWGRTSVRKYKADPVPEEVVQEILEAAFHAPTANNARPWHVVVVRDAAKRQQLAKTHQWAGFCAQSPVVLAFCADPARSSHWWIEDCSAAVENAMIEAVAKGLGTCWIGIRGGDGKDFSRENYVREALGIPAHIRVLALVSLGYPADEPQPKQPGPMDAIHLDQW, from the coding sequence ATGCTAAAAGAGATCTGGGGTCGCACCAGCGTCCGCAAGTACAAGGCAGATCCGGTACCGGAAGAGGTCGTGCAGGAGATCCTCGAGGCCGCTTTCCATGCCCCGACGGCCAACAACGCCCGGCCCTGGCATGTGGTCGTGGTGAGGGATGCGGCGAAGCGACAGCAGCTCGCGAAGACCCACCAGTGGGCCGGCTTCTGCGCCCAGTCACCCGTCGTGCTGGCCTTCTGCGCAGACCCGGCCCGCTCGTCGCACTGGTGGATTGAGGACTGCAGCGCGGCCGTCGAGAACGCTATGATTGAGGCTGTCGCTAAGGGTCTGGGCACCTGCTGGATCGGGATTCGTGGCGGCGACGGCAAGGACTTCTCGCGGGAGAACTACGTCCGCGAGGCCCTTGGCATCCCGGCTCACATACGGGTCCTTGCCCTTGTGAGCCTGGGCTATCCGGCCGACGAGCCACAGCCCAAGCAGCCTGGTCCGATGGACGCGATCCACCTCGACCAGTGGTAG
- a CDS encoding uroporphyrinogen decarboxylase family protein produces the protein MTHKERVYAALRHEQPDKTPYVIGLTQRAHAAMVAHYGNDDYLKLLDNSMVSLGANSGPKDQWLDENTWQDEFGVQWDRSIDKDIGNVCNRVIPERDLEGLELPNPQAPDKFAGFAEQVARYPDHFVQFHVGFSLFERAWTMRGMENLFLDMIEAPDFVDALLDAICDYNVALVTRALEYDVDAVHFGDDWGSQRGLLMGPRLWERFIRPRLERTYRVVKEHGKFVTIHSCGKVQELFPQLIEIGLDCFNPFQPEVMDPFEMKRQFGDRLSFWGGVSTQRLLPYGTVDEVRSEVRALIAEVGRGGGYICAPAHSIPADAKPENIVALIETVNDQ, from the coding sequence GTGACCCACAAGGAACGCGTCTACGCAGCCCTGCGTCATGAGCAGCCGGACAAGACGCCCTATGTGATCGGCCTTACCCAGCGGGCTCACGCCGCCATGGTGGCGCACTATGGCAACGACGACTACCTCAAGCTCCTCGACAACTCCATGGTCTCGCTCGGTGCCAACTCCGGCCCGAAGGACCAGTGGCTGGACGAGAACACCTGGCAGGACGAGTTCGGCGTCCAGTGGGACCGGAGCATTGACAAGGACATCGGCAACGTCTGCAACCGCGTGATCCCCGAGCGCGACCTGGAGGGCCTGGAACTGCCCAACCCTCAGGCGCCGGACAAGTTCGCGGGCTTTGCGGAACAGGTCGCCCGGTACCCCGACCACTTTGTCCAGTTCCACGTCGGGTTCTCTCTGTTCGAGCGCGCCTGGACGATGCGGGGAATGGAGAACCTCTTCCTGGACATGATCGAGGCGCCCGACTTCGTGGATGCGCTCCTCGACGCCATCTGCGACTACAACGTCGCCCTGGTCACTCGCGCCCTCGAGTACGACGTCGATGCGGTGCACTTTGGTGACGACTGGGGCTCCCAGCGCGGCCTGCTTATGGGTCCGCGCCTCTGGGAGCGGTTCATCAGGCCTCGCCTGGAGCGCACCTACCGGGTCGTGAAGGAGCACGGCAAGTTCGTCACCATCCACTCCTGCGGCAAGGTGCAGGAGCTCTTCCCGCAACTGATTGAGATCGGGCTGGACTGTTTCAACCCCTTCCAACCCGAGGTCATGGACCCCTTCGAGATGAAGCGACAGTTCGGTGACCGGCTCAGCTTCTGGGGCGGCGTGAGCACTCAGCGCCTGCTCCCCTATGGCACCGTCGATGAGGTACGCAGCGAGGTACGGGCGCTGATTGCCGAGGTCGGACGCGGTGGCGGCTACATCTGTGCCCCCGCACACTCCATTCCGGCTGACGCGAAGCCCGAGAACATCGTCGCCCTCATCGAGACCGTGAACGACCAGTAG
- the cmk gene encoding (d)CMP kinase translates to MPRRVQVAIDGPAGAGKSTIAQGAAKELGYLYIDTGAMYRAVAYRALKAGLEVEHDAGAIGDLAGTLRFEFRDLAGERRLFVDDEDVSEVIRTPQVGNLSSPVSAIPAVREHLLVEQRRMATAGGTVMEGRDIGTVVLPGAEVKIFLTATPQERARRRQAQLQEKGITQELSVILADILERDHRDSTRATAPLRKAEDAVEIVSDGMTQEQVIAKVCAIVRCAEEAVAE, encoded by the coding sequence TTGCCCCGCAGAGTCCAGGTAGCTATTGATGGGCCGGCCGGCGCAGGCAAGAGCACCATCGCCCAGGGTGCGGCGAAGGAACTGGGCTACCTCTACATCGACACCGGCGCTATGTACCGCGCTGTGGCGTATCGAGCGCTGAAGGCCGGTCTAGAGGTCGAGCATGATGCCGGGGCAATCGGCGACCTTGCCGGCACCCTTCGGTTCGAGTTCCGCGATCTTGCCGGCGAGCGACGGCTCTTCGTGGACGACGAGGATGTCTCCGAGGTCATCCGGACGCCCCAGGTCGGTAACCTCTCCTCACCGGTGTCGGCGATCCCCGCCGTGCGTGAGCATCTGCTGGTTGAGCAGCGCCGCATGGCGACCGCCGGTGGCACAGTGATGGAGGGACGCGACATAGGCACCGTGGTTCTGCCCGGCGCCGAGGTCAAAATCTTCCTCACAGCCACGCCGCAGGAACGAGCGAGACGCCGCCAGGCCCAGCTCCAGGAGAAGGGCATCACCCAGGAGCTGTCGGTGATCCTCGCGGACATCCTCGAGCGAGACCACCGTGACAGCACGCGGGCCACTGCCCCACTACGAAAGGCCGAGGACGCGGTCGAGATCGTCAGCGACGGCATGACCCAGGAGCAGGTCATTGCGAAGGTGTGTGCGATCGTCCGGTGCGCTGAGGAGGCCGTTGCGGAATGA
- a CDS encoding NAD(P)H-dependent oxidoreductase: MAKVIVTFYSRSGNTKAMADFVAAGVKEVSGVQIDVKPVGDVTPDDLLQYDALILGSPVYYGSMAAEVKQLIDESVCHHGKLTGKVGGAFASSGGLAGGNETTCLDLVKALLIHGMVVQGEAGGDHYGAVAVGAPDERSQKECRKLGRRVAELAVRLFG; the protein is encoded by the coding sequence ATGGCCAAGGTTATTGTGACCTTCTACTCCCGCTCGGGCAACACGAAGGCGATGGCGGACTTCGTCGCCGCCGGGGTGAAGGAAGTCTCCGGGGTACAGATCGACGTGAAGCCGGTGGGCGACGTCACGCCCGACGATCTGCTGCAGTATGACGCGCTGATCCTGGGGTCGCCTGTGTACTACGGGTCGATGGCCGCCGAGGTCAAGCAGCTTATCGACGAGAGCGTCTGCCACCACGGGAAGCTCACCGGCAAGGTCGGTGGGGCCTTCGCCTCGTCGGGTGGCCTCGCAGGCGGCAACGAGACGACGTGTCTGGACCTCGTGAAGGCTCTGCTCATTCACGGCATGGTCGTTCAGGGCGAGGCCGGCGGCGACCACTACGGCGCTGTGGCCGTCGGCGCCCCTGACGAACGCTCGCAGAAGGAATGCCGCAAACTCGGTCGACGCGTGGCAGAGCTTGCGGTGAGGCTTTTCGGTTAG
- a CDS encoding VOC family protein produces MPSKIHHVALEVADAAKSEAFYCGLLGFKKVGEHYFADRGRRIVFLDLDGVCIELLADEGCEAYEEPPAKKLGYKHLALLTDDVKADCEKVRAAGFKVRLEPVDTALGSRICYVEDPDGLPVELWQNL; encoded by the coding sequence ATGCCCAGCAAGATTCACCATGTGGCGCTTGAAGTTGCCGACGCAGCCAAGTCCGAGGCCTTCTACTGCGGTCTGCTTGGCTTCAAGAAGGTTGGAGAGCACTACTTCGCAGACCGCGGTCGCCGGATCGTCTTCCTCGATCTTGACGGCGTCTGCATCGAGCTGCTGGCCGACGAGGGCTGCGAGGCCTACGAGGAGCCACCCGCCAAGAAGCTCGGTTACAAGCACCTGGCGCTGCTGACCGACGACGTGAAGGCTGACTGTGAGAAAGTGCGTGCAGCCGGGTTCAAGGTCCGCCTCGAACCCGTTGACACCGCCCTTGGCTCTCGCATCTGCTACGTCGAAGACCCGGACGGCCTTCCTGTGGAGCTGTGGCAGAACCTGTAG